AGGGAGCTGGGTGTATTGGTACATGCCTATCACATCCACATtcagaagtagaggcaggaggaccaggaattcaaggtcattctcagctacactgAGCGTGAGGGCAACTTGGGTTGTATAAGaccctatttgaaaaaaaattatgggtactaggtatggtggtacatgacttttatctcagcacttaggaggcagtggtaggaggataaccatgaatttgaggctaccctggggttctagagtgaattccaagagtaagaccctacctcaaaaagaaaaacaaacaaaaaacggggggctggacagatggtttagtggttaaggtgcttgcctgcaaagccaaagaacccagatttgattccccaagtatccatgtaaagctagatgcacaaggtggtgcatatgtttggagttggtttgcagctgctggaggccctggtatgcctattttctctctctctctctctctctctccccctccctgcctcttcctccctctttctcaaataaataaaaataaaatataaggggtagagagatggcttagcaattaaggagcttgctggcaaagccaaatgacccaggttcaattccccagtacccacataagccagatgcacaagatagcacatgcatctggagttcatttgcagtggctggagtctctggtgtgcccactctctttctctccaactgtctctcaaatcaataaaatattaaaaaaaaaacaacacataaagccaggtgtggtggcacatgcttttaatgccagcacttgggaggcataggtatgaggatcgccgagagttcaaggccactctgggactacatagttaattccaggtcagcctgggccagagtgagaccctaccttgaaaaaccaaaataaataaataaaataaatatattttaaaaaatgtctagaAGCATGAGAGAGGGTTGAGGGGATCCTATGGTTTGACAGTTTGACATGGGTGGGTTTCACTCGGGCTGACACTGTCACCCCACCTGGATGTCACTCAGTCTGTCCAACCATGGCTCAAGTCTGCAGGCATATCACAGCACAGGGACTCAACCTGGGCCCTGGCCCAGCActtgcccccccctccccccatgcagGCAGGTTACTGAAGTCGAAGGCCGGCCATGTGCTTAGCTCTGCGGGACTCCaggggaaaaacaagaaaaccaatTACCACACACAGGCAGGCGCTGGGCTAGCTGCAGGAGCTGTGGGGGGCAGACACAATGGAACACAATCTTTAGGGCTTGCTGGCACAGGACAGCAGGACTCCTGGAGCCCAGGGGCCACTGGGCTGCCAGTAAGCCAGGGCCAAGGCTGCCTTCCAGGAAAGAAGAGGGTCTAGGGACACTAAGGGACAGAAGCCCCACCATGGCATACACACAGGCTTGGTATACACTCAGTGCTTACTCACTGCCTCAGCACAGAGCACCCATCAGTTCCACAGACCTGGGACAATAATGGATGTTTATTGGGCTGCCCTTCCCATCCAGGCTCAGAAGTGCTCCACAGCCCcaagagggaaactgaggctgatgGACTTCCCACCCAGGTTCAGAAGCACCCATAGCCCCCATCTGGACAGTGGCAGATATACTGGGGACGTTTGTTTTAAAGGACAGATGTGCACAGCTGGCTCAGATCCTCCAGGCTGGGGCCTTGGCAGCCTGATGCACTCCTGACCTCAGGTCCTGGGGGTGAAGTGAGGGCCAGACTCTATCCGGTCTTCTCCAGTGATGGAGGTTCTGGCTACAACTGTCCCTCACAAAGGCAGGCACCACGGATGTATCAATGTTTCACCGTCATGTGAGGGTAGCAATGCAGTCACACAGCCTATGAGCCTATTACCAGCACGTTAGGGGCAGCTGGGGGGCAACCGCCGCCACAGCCCCCCACACACGCAGTTCTTGATCCACCTCTGTTCCCACTGCTTCACAGCCGTGGTCTTGTTGGGTGACTTTAGCATGGTCACGCAGCCACACCTGGGGGATCAGAGCCTGCTGACGCCGCCATGCTGGGCCTCCTGCAGGACCCCATCCTCAGTGCCCACACATGCTCTTCTCCACCAGAAAAACACGTCAGCCCTTTGGCTCCGTGTAAAGATTGGTGGTCAGTCCCAAATCCTGGTTTGGCCACAGGGCTCACAAAGCCTCTCCTGGCCTGCTTCCTAGAGGTGTTGCCACCTGGCAGAGATTAGTGTCCACACAGatggtggcaggagggcctgtAGGGGCCCTTGCTTGGCCCTAGAGACCCCAGCTTTGTCCCAGAGGTGCAAGACCCCAGGGTGGCGGTGGGCGGTAACTCCTTACCTGGTGCAAGCCTTGCACTCCTCCGTGGGGCAGGCACCCAGGTGCAGCCTCCGCAGGTGGTCGATCTTGGGCTGACTAGGGGCCCTGGGCCAAGAGTATATTACAGTGTGAGGGAATGTAGCCCCTGGTGTGCACAGCAACATCTGTCCCCAGTgtctcctccctctgcccaccaggaggcagagggtggACTCTGGAGCCTGACAGTGGTGGACTGCCTGGCCCCAGACCCACCACACCCATGCCTGAGTAGGCCTCACCTGGTCCTTCCAGAACCACCTGAATGTGGCTGAATATAGGCACacaggagggagaaaaaggaaagccatgtgggctgggagatggctctatgttaaaggaacttgctgcAAAACCAGCTGGCTTAGGTTGGATTCTCCAATATCCAAAAAAATtggtacatgcacctggggtttctgtgcagtggcaaaaggtcctggtatacctatattgtctgtttctctctctctcttgcaaataaataagtactgttGTCTAGTCAGGTGTAgcagtacatgcctttagtcacaccacttgggaggcagaggtaggaggatcactgtgagtttgaggcagcctaggactacatagtgaattccagattagcctgggctggagtgagaccctacctcaaaatgaataaataaataaaaataatttttaacaaagcTCAGGGAGGGTtacttctttactttttcttgtcttattgcaaGGTTCTGATGACATAAAACTTTTGCATACAGACAGGTCCTGGAGAGACCCCTGAATACAGATCTAGAAGCTGACATAGGGCACTCCAGGAATCTGTGAGTGGGGAAAAGCCTGGAAAGGGAAGAACAAGCCATACAAAGGCCCTGGGGTAgggcaggaaggagaaagggagacttCCTTTAGGGACCTGTGCACAGGCCAATGGGGACACACCTGGCGAGGCCATCCAGTTGCAGGGCAGAGGCGCTGCTGGGCAGAGTGGGTGCCCTGCCAAAGCGCAGGCGCAGGGGCTGTTTGGGTTGCAGGCGGCTGACCAGGCCATCACTGGCAGGCAGCCAATCCAGGCTGGGGACCAGCAGCTGGCTAGGCAGCAGGCAGCATTCGTCTACCAGGGCCTCATCTGGCTCACTGGCTGGGCCCTCATCACGGCCTGCAGAGAAGGGACAGGGGGATACTGTCTCAGCAGCCTTCCCAGAATACCAGCTGCCACCCATATGGGACATACTTGTAGACACCCCAAGCCTCATGGGCACCAGATCATCCTGGCTGTGTCCTTCCCTACTGAGTGACCCTGTGAAGGGCTGTCCCCTCTGGTATTGGCCATCTCCTTTGAAGAATGGGGACCAGCAGCCAAACAGTATAGACCTGAGAgagctgctggggaaatggccGAAAGCAAGGAGCCATTCCACCTGTGTGAGTTCATATTCTGAAGAAGGGGCTTACATAGGACTTGTATCTTAGTGGGGAGATGGGAATATAGGATGAGGTGTCTCACAGCACAGCCATAGCTTAGTGAGCAGACGGAAGAGCAGGGACATGCTGTCCTGGGTGTCCGAGGTAGCTGTGTAAACTGGAAGGCAGCTGGGCTTCAGCAGGCCCCAGATGCGGGTGACCACCATTAGCTCACGCAGCATGCCCAGAGAGGTGCCGTCACGCAGGAAGCTGTGGCCTGGCCGCAGCGGGGAACCCTGAGGGTGGAGATGCTGGTTGTGAGGGCTGGAAGCATGCAGCCTCCACTCTGCCATGGGCACGATGGGTATGGGACAGTCAGGGGCAGAGGCTGTGAGCACCTGGTCGGGCAGGCTGGCCAGCAGGTAGAGCACAAAGTCGCCCACCCATTGCAGGAGCTGCTGAAGGGCCTGCAGGGTGTTCATGTCCAGGACAAACTCCTCAGTCTTCAGGTTGATCATGACCTTGTCAATGTCTGTAGGAACACAGCACAGGGTGGGCAGGGACAGCCAAGAACACATGACCCACCCACAGGGATGGAACTCCTCCCACTGGTTCCTGCAAGGCTGGGGCCCATGACTTAGGTGACATCCTGCGGTGAGGGTCTTTATACAGAGGATTTGAGACTTCCACCTGGACATGTCACAGACCCAACCCCTGGGCAACAATTGTCCCAAGTCTACGTTCTGGCCGGCTGGCTAACAGCTCCCCTCACTCAATAGTACGTGCTCCCACTGTGCCCCAGCAGCTAGCAGGCACCCAGCAGATACTTCTCAAATAGAACCGAGGGTGGCCCCACAGAGTATCCCCAACACTAAGCTGTCAGGAAGGTGTGGTGGTCTAGCCATTTTACATGCAGCAGTGGGGGAAGCTGTCACCATGGTTGTGTAGCAAGGAGATCACATGGCCATGAAAATGCGTCACAAGGCCATGAAAATGTGTAATAACTCCAGGAGAAAGAGCCGGTAACTACTATGTGCAAAGCCAGCTGTGTTACGCTTCTGAGTCTTGAAGCTATTTGCAACTGGGGACTTGgcgtgtggtggtggtggtgggggcaaGGATGTCAATTTCCAAAGACCAATGCAGGCACCCCTGTGTAGGGAAGGAAGGTAGAGGAAGCGGACCTGGGGGGCTTTTCCAGATGGTCCTAGCATTGGTTGTAGGTGAGAAAGTTCAATTTGAATTCACTTActgtttttggtgctggggatgaacTAGGGGCCCTAAGCAAGCCAGGCTCTGCCTCTGAGCTGAGCCCCCCGAGGCAAAGGCAGGGATGGTAGAGGTCCCCCGAAACCCAAGGCTCACATCTGTATGCTGTCCTCTGCCAGCCACACTAGGAACCAGCTGGCACCTACCAGCATCTGTGATTTTAGCACAGGTCTCGGCCAGCCGGTCACCAGGGCTCTTGTCTGGCGTGTTGAGGAAGTGGGGCCGCAGCAAGGACTTCAGGGTGGAGCTTATGGCCACGAGGAACAGCTTGGTGTGGTAGTCACAGACGCGTGTCACCGTGCAGGGGGACAGCTTGCACAGAGAGGCCTTCATGGCCAGGATCCGCGTGGAaaggacctgggtgtggtggagggaaggtgTGAGCAGAAGGCCCGGTGGGTTGGGAACACCCACTGGGGTAGGGAAGAGGAAGCTGGACAGGAAGAAGCCCAGCTTGAGCAAGCAGCTTTCCCACCCTGGGATCCCACTCTCCTCATGGCTAAGCAACAAAGTCTCTGACAGCTGGGAAGAAAGAAGTCTCACCTGCTGGTTTCAGATAACACAGGTGACAACCCGCCCCCACACACAACCCTCCAAAGAACCCGAGTTTATGAAGCCTGATGCAAAGTACACAGTCACACCCACCCATGACCCCAGCAGAGTAACACCCTGCCCAGCATGAAGCCCCCCCATTCACCCATGTGCTGTGTGTGTCCTGTTCACAGCACCGTACCCACCCCCACAGCCCGACACACCTCCTTAGTTAAGCCACCCAGCTGGTCCCACACGCCCAAGTAGTTCGCTTGggaagccccccccccatgccGCACCCACTCATCAGAAGCTTGGCCCCACCTGCTGCAGGGCGGGCTTCTGGCGTGTGTACTCCTCGTGCAGCCGCTCCACCAGGCTCTGCACCATGCCGGGCTGCACGTGTAGGAGAATGTCCCACCAGTCGTAGCCGGTCACCATGCAGTACTCCAGCAGGAACAGCAGGTGCTGCAGGGCCAGCTTGGCCTCCAGGGGGTGGCCGAGTGATGGTGCGATGCGCAGCATGCtgagctggggggagggaggctgaggctgaggccagcctggaggatGTCCCCAACCAGCTAGTCCCAGAGCCCCCAAGTGAGTGGGTTGGAGGATCTGGGCACACACTTACCTTCCCGTGGTTGTCGATGCCCACCAAGGCCAGGGACGTCCATGACAGCTGCATGGCTTTGAAGTGCACGGCGGGACCCGTGGTGCGAGGGCGCTTGAGGGCCGGCTCGTCCAGGGACCGGGGGGCCGCAGAACTGTAGAAGACTGCCATGGTCTGCA
This sequence is a window from Jaculus jaculus isolate mJacJac1 chromosome 15, mJacJac1.mat.Y.cur, whole genome shotgun sequence. Protein-coding genes within it:
- the Med16 gene encoding mediator of RNA polymerase II transcription subunit 16, with translation MAAPDPGRWGECGPRPPGRLGARAGQELGTVLGAVGMMDLAYVCEWEKWPKSMYCPSLPLACAWSCRNLIAFTTDLRNDDQDLTRMIHILDTEHPWEVHSFNSEHSEAITCLEWDQSGSRLLSADADGQIKCWSMADHLANSWESSVGSMVEGDPIVALSWLHNGVKLALHVEKSGASSFGEKFSRVKFSPSLTLFGGKPMEGWIAVTVSGLVTVSLLKPSGQVLTSTESLCRLRGRVALADIAFTGGGNIVVAAADGSSASPVKFYKVCVSVVSEKCRIDTEILPSLFMRCTTDPDRKDKFPAITHLKFLARDMSEQVLLCASSQTNSLVECWSLRKEGLPVNNIFQQISPVVGDKQPMILKWRILSATNDLDRVSAVALPKLPISLTNTDLKVASDTQFYPGLGLALAFQDGSVHMVHRLSLQTMAVFYSSAAPRSLDEPALKRPRTTGPAVHFKAMQLSWTSLALVGIDNHGKLSMLRIAPSLGHPLEAKLALQHLLFLLEYCMVTGYDWWDILLHVQPGMVQSLVERLHEEYTRQKPALQQVLSTRILAMKASLCKLSPCTVTRVCDYHTKLFLVAISSTLKSLLRPHFLNTPDKSPGDRLAETCAKITDADIDKVMINLKTEEFVLDMNTLQALQQLLQWVGDFVLYLLASLPDQGSPLRPGHSFLRDGTSLGMLRELMVVTRIWGLLKPSCLPVYTATSDTQDSMSLLFRLLTKLWLCCRDEGPASEPDEALVDECCLLPSQLLVPSLDWLPASDGLVSRLQPKQPLRLRFGRAPTLPSSASALQLDGLARAPSQPKIDHLRRLHLGACPTEECKACTRCGCVTMLKSPNKTTAVKQWEQRWIKNCVCGGLWRRLPPSCP